From Sulfuracidifex tepidarius, one genomic window encodes:
- a CDS encoding MBL fold metallo-hydrolase — protein MEKKKSLKVGKTTVFAGSPNTLAYEGIVIDLGGRNSDLEIEAESQIATHGHSDHIAGLFLDAKKKYLPPEDMWGVSLMGRRMAVYGFSCADSPLFTYDLIKEDLQATFSNPDVQILKTPGHTPGHTAYLVGDVLYAGDAFFGQRVLESFVFPFYVDFWRAMESLKLIKEESRSVEGIVISHGPVYEKRKMVELIDFNLKYGEKLVSYVKESLSDWVTSQQVVVRVMESLGKRKEEITPTSVIMNEKTALSIISGLRVEYQTTEEGVKYKISG, from the coding sequence ATGGAGAAAAAGAAATCTTTGAAAGTAGGCAAAACAACAGTTTTCGCCGGGAGTCCTAACACCTTGGCCTATGAAGGCATTGTTATAGATCTAGGCGGAAGAAACTCCGACCTTGAAATTGAGGCAGAATCACAAATAGCTACCCATGGGCACTCAGACCACATAGCGGGGCTCTTCCTCGACGCCAAGAAGAAATACCTTCCTCCAGAGGACATGTGGGGAGTATCCCTCATGGGAAGGAGGATGGCGGTCTACGGCTTTTCCTGTGCTGATTCTCCGCTGTTCACTTACGATCTGATCAAGGAGGATTTACAAGCTACTTTCAGTAATCCCGACGTGCAGATACTGAAAACTCCTGGTCACACACCGGGACATACAGCTTACCTTGTAGGCGATGTTCTGTACGCTGGGGACGCGTTCTTCGGTCAAAGGGTTCTCGAAAGTTTCGTATTTCCCTTTTATGTAGACTTCTGGAGAGCTATGGAGTCTCTCAAGTTAATAAAGGAGGAATCTAGATCCGTTGAAGGCATAGTCATCTCTCACGGTCCAGTTTACGAGAAAAGGAAGATGGTAGAACTGATAGACTTCAACCTGAAATACGGTGAGAAGCTAGTTTCTTACGTCAAGGAATCCCTTTCGGATTGGGTAACTTCACAGCAAGTCGTGGTCAGAGTCATGGAGAGTTTAGGAAAGAGAAAGGAGGAGATAACCCCCACGTCAGTGATAATGAACGAAAAAACTGCGCTCTCTATAATATCAGGACTAAGGGTAGAATATCAAACCACAGAAGAGGGAGTGAAATACAAGATATCAGGGTGA
- a CDS encoding APC family permease, with amino-acid sequence MTTETEVKNPDKLLRKNLNLLDLTFLSMGGIIGSGWLFAALDAASTAGPSAILSWLIAGVLVMFVGLSYAEIASAIPRTGGIVRYPHYTHGSYTGYILGFLYLLSAITVPAIEAEGAIEYISSVNPKFVLSYTTTVDGSSVTVLNYEGIGLAFLLMLFFFFLNYAGIRVLGKSNTGITVWKIIIPTATFLLLFLAYHSANFTSYGGLFPSNVADASTGIVGPAAMLYAIPSSGIIFSYLGFRQAVEYSGEAKNPQKDVGRAVILSLILGIVIYTMLQVSFIGGLDWEKAGITPGDWGALLSSNFASSPFYSEFTSSGIALLGAWGTLLLIDAIVSPSGTGLVYTGTSTRTIYGLSMDSYFPNIFSKVGKTGIPFFALLASLVVGSIFLLPFPSWYLLVGFISSATVFTYIMGGIGLESLRNHAPDLKRPYKANPAKVIAPIATTAAILIVYWSGFTTLFYILSGLSIGVPIFWLYYAVNHIKMNKALAYTMGIVQLLTSLGLIFFGYFNVVTNSSPSLEPSFILYYLAFIGMLVIPTIIGYSFTSDEGKKEIRSGFWLIGLIIVMYGISFFGGFGPLSTPLIPFPEDTIVAAIVGLIFHYGGVKSAFRTEEIERIIEEQRG; translated from the coding sequence ATGACGACTGAAACTGAGGTAAAAAATCCGGATAAATTGCTCAGGAAAAACCTGAATCTGTTGGACCTCACCTTTTTGTCCATGGGTGGAATAATAGGTTCCGGGTGGCTCTTTGCTGCCCTGGACGCTGCGAGCACAGCTGGTCCTTCTGCGATTCTCTCCTGGTTGATAGCTGGAGTCTTAGTGATGTTCGTGGGTCTGTCTTACGCTGAGATAGCCAGTGCAATACCTAGGACAGGAGGTATCGTAAGATATCCGCATTACACCCATGGAAGCTACACGGGATATATCCTGGGCTTCCTGTATCTACTTTCCGCCATAACCGTTCCAGCAATTGAGGCTGAGGGAGCAATAGAGTACATATCCAGCGTGAATCCAAAGTTCGTCCTCTCCTACACTACTACGGTGGACGGCTCCAGCGTTACCGTGCTCAACTATGAGGGAATAGGATTAGCCTTCCTCCTCATGTTGTTCTTCTTCTTCCTGAACTACGCCGGTATAAGAGTTCTTGGAAAGTCTAATACAGGAATCACTGTCTGGAAGATCATAATACCTACAGCTACGTTCCTCCTTCTGTTCTTGGCATATCATTCAGCCAACTTCACAAGTTATGGAGGATTGTTCCCCAGCAATGTAGCAGACGCATCAACTGGGATAGTTGGCCCTGCAGCAATGCTCTATGCTATACCAAGCTCTGGTATAATATTCTCTTACCTAGGCTTCAGGCAGGCCGTGGAATACTCTGGAGAGGCAAAGAACCCCCAAAAGGACGTTGGGAGGGCAGTTATACTGTCACTCATATTGGGTATAGTCATTTACACCATGCTTCAGGTCTCCTTCATTGGAGGACTTGACTGGGAAAAAGCTGGCATTACTCCAGGAGACTGGGGTGCACTACTGAGCAGCAACTTTGCATCTTCTCCGTTCTATTCAGAGTTCACGTCTTCAGGGATAGCTCTTCTGGGAGCATGGGGTACACTGCTCTTGATTGACGCAATAGTATCTCCTAGTGGGACAGGTTTAGTTTACACCGGAACATCTACGAGGACGATCTATGGTCTAAGTATGGACTCGTATTTCCCTAACATATTTAGCAAGGTAGGTAAGACGGGAATCCCATTCTTCGCGTTATTAGCCTCCTTAGTGGTAGGAAGTATATTCCTCTTACCGTTCCCAAGCTGGTACCTTCTAGTGGGATTCATCTCTTCTGCTACAGTATTTACCTATATAATGGGAGGGATAGGTCTGGAATCGTTAAGGAACCATGCTCCGGATCTGAAGAGACCTTACAAGGCAAATCCAGCTAAGGTGATAGCGCCTATAGCCACAACAGCTGCAATCCTAATAGTTTACTGGTCCGGTTTCACCACACTGTTCTACATACTTAGCGGTCTTTCCATAGGTGTCCCAATATTCTGGCTTTATTACGCTGTAAATCACATAAAGATGAACAAAGCTCTAGCTTATACAATGGGAATAGTCCAGCTTTTGACATCCCTCGGCTTGATATTCTTTGGTTACTTCAACGTAGTGACGAACTCATCACCTTCCTTAGAACCTTCATTCATTCTATATTACCTTGCTTTCATAGGAATGCTGGTAATTCCTACAATTATAGGGTATTCTTTCACTAGCGATGAAGGTAAAAAGGAGATAAGGAGCGGGTTCTGGCTTATAGGGCTAATCATAGTCATGTATGGGATAAGCTTCTTCGGTGGGTTCGGTCCACTCAGTACTCCTCTTATACCGTTCCCTGAGGACACCATTGTAGCCGCGATAGTAGGATTAATATTCCACTATGGTGGAGTGAAGAGCGCGTTTAGAACTGAGGAAATAGAACGTATAATTGAAGAACAGAGAGGGTAA
- a CDS encoding MBL fold metallo-hydrolase, with the protein MPCKGMHAIPSGPPEYPEIMTTYVICGEKTAIIDPGPSNSVVDLGFVDTASYVILTHLHIDHVGLVKETMERYKEAKIVMKSGYRKYLTTDEGVRRLNESAREVLGDLVDVYGEVEKTRDDVIEVEDGDTVDLGGKKISVIYTPGHAKHHISLFYEGMLFAGDSAGAVLNGVMMPTTPPPIDLEGYKESIKKQISLSPFSVGLSHGGIVDGKFLEEYLNLVNKGEFNVTEEDLDIGGEKGEMLKKHFRINMKGLKGE; encoded by the coding sequence ATGCCATGTAAAGGAATGCACGCCATACCTTCGGGTCCACCCGAGTATCCCGAGATAATGACGACATACGTAATATGCGGGGAGAAGACTGCTATAATAGACCCTGGCCCCTCTAATTCTGTGGTAGACCTAGGGTTCGTGGACACAGCGAGCTACGTGATCCTGACTCACCTTCATATAGACCACGTGGGGCTTGTGAAGGAAACTATGGAAAGATATAAGGAAGCTAAGATTGTGATGAAGTCGGGTTACAGGAAGTACCTCACCACAGACGAAGGGGTAAGGAGGCTCAACGAGAGCGCCAGGGAAGTCCTGGGAGACTTGGTAGATGTCTACGGAGAGGTGGAGAAGACCAGAGATGACGTAATAGAGGTTGAAGATGGGGACACGGTTGATTTAGGCGGAAAAAAGATCAGTGTAATCTACACTCCAGGTCATGCTAAGCACCACATCTCCCTGTTCTACGAAGGGATGCTTTTCGCCGGCGACTCAGCTGGAGCAGTCCTCAACGGGGTCATGATGCCAACTACTCCCCCACCTATAGACCTAGAAGGTTACAAGGAAAGCATAAAGAAGCAGATATCCCTTTCCCCTTTCTCAGTGGGGTTATCCCACGGGGGTATAGTGGACGGGAAATTCCTGGAGGAATATCTTAACTTGGTCAACAAAGGAGAGTTCAACGTCACTGAAGAAGATCTAGACATAGGAGGAGAGAAAGGAGAGATGTTAAAGAAGCACTTCAGGATAAACATGAAAGGGCTAAAGGGAGAATAA
- a CDS encoding AIR synthase family protein yields the protein MLGKIGKKIFDEVIYPNLGEVRKEVIVPPRNGVDVGVVDLGDGRVLVTKTDPVFVVKEYGLRKAAWFAVHILASDLMTSGIPPQYALIDLNLPPSMEDEELKEMWEGISDSLKEINVMVIGGHTGRYEGVNYPMLGGFTMLGIGEKERLANPSKVKVGDEVVVTKGPAIEATALLVNTFPDVFKEEMSEDSFREAMDMYWKMSCWKDGLVASKVGVNAMHDATEGGLWNALVEMSESSGRGMAIEKEKVPIPRSVREVTDLVDIDPFTSISEGTMVIITSNGEEVVKLLKREGIGAEVIGKVTEDKAVRVDGNVIGRPDYDPFWVAFSEVGKKGKEALKKRGKNKT from the coding sequence ATGTTGGGTAAAATAGGGAAGAAGATATTTGATGAGGTTATCTACCCTAACTTGGGCGAGGTCAGGAAAGAGGTTATAGTGCCACCGAGGAACGGAGTTGATGTTGGAGTTGTGGATTTAGGAGACGGGAGGGTACTCGTCACGAAAACTGACCCTGTTTTCGTGGTAAAAGAATATGGGCTCAGGAAAGCCGCATGGTTCGCAGTTCACATATTAGCGAGCGACTTAATGACTTCTGGAATCCCTCCACAGTACGCCCTGATTGACCTTAACTTGCCCCCTTCAATGGAAGATGAAGAGTTGAAGGAGATGTGGGAAGGGATCAGCGACTCACTCAAAGAGATAAACGTCATGGTGATCGGAGGACACACAGGGAGATATGAGGGAGTGAACTACCCAATGTTGGGAGGTTTCACGATGTTGGGAATAGGCGAGAAGGAGAGGCTCGCAAATCCTTCCAAGGTGAAGGTCGGAGACGAGGTTGTCGTAACGAAGGGGCCTGCGATAGAGGCCACAGCGCTCCTAGTCAACACGTTCCCCGACGTTTTCAAGGAGGAGATGTCAGAAGACTCCTTCAGGGAGGCAATGGACATGTACTGGAAGATGTCGTGTTGGAAGGACGGACTAGTAGCTTCCAAGGTAGGAGTGAACGCGATGCATGACGCCACAGAGGGAGGGTTGTGGAACGCTCTGGTTGAAATGAGCGAGTCCTCTGGTAGAGGAATGGCGATTGAGAAGGAGAAGGTACCGATACCACGTTCGGTGAGAGAAGTGACCGACCTAGTAGATATAGACCCCTTTACCTCAATAAGTGAGGGGACCATGGTGATAATTACGTCTAACGGTGAAGAGGTAGTCAAGTTGTTAAAGAGAGAGGGGATAGGGGCTGAGGTAATAGGGAAGGTGACGGAAGACAAGGCTGTTAGGGTAGATGGGAATGTGATAGGGAGACCCGATTACGATCCCTTTTGGGTCGCTTTCTCTGAGGTAGGTAAGAAGGGAAAAGAAGCACTCAAGAAAAGAGGCAAAAACAAGACATAG
- a CDS encoding DsrE family protein, with product MKVAYIALTNLAQYILVNMVIPQLEEGKHVADVKGIFFVHDNVYMLVKGTDTAERIRSLYKKGVYIQACDQCTFMRNLGDSLIEEAVVGCFPNFYEAMKDVEQLITI from the coding sequence ATGAAAGTAGCTTACATAGCGTTGACTAACCTGGCACAATACATCCTGGTCAACATGGTGATACCACAGCTAGAGGAGGGAAAACACGTCGCTGACGTGAAGGGAATATTCTTCGTTCACGACAACGTGTATATGCTGGTGAAAGGAACCGATACCGCTGAAAGGATTAGGTCTCTTTACAAGAAGGGAGTGTACATTCAGGCATGTGACCAGTGCACGTTCATGAGGAACCTAGGAGATTCATTAATAGAGGAAGCTGTGGTAGGTTGTTTCCCGAACTTTTACGAAGCCATGAAAGACGTAGAGCAACTCATCACGATCTAG